One Pseudonocardia sediminis DNA window includes the following coding sequences:
- a CDS encoding PTS transporter subunit EIIC, translating to MTSATTSSAATGRPRRGLAGLQRLGRSLMLPIAALPAAGLLNRLGQDDLLGGVPGLSGVATVIGAAGSALFDNLPLIFAVGIAIGWARKADGSTALAAVVGYLVLDGVFEAMSPLVLPGLKDSDGAQELIDYGVLGGILVGLISAALWQRFYRTKLPTYLAFFGGRRLVPILTAVVVMVLAAGLGLLYPLFNAGLTALGQAVTANPVVGGGIYGFANRMLIPLGLHHILNSVVWFVIGDYNGAQGDLNRFFAGDPSAGTFMTGFFPIMMFALPAAALAIWHEARPEQRKVTGGVMASVALTAFVTGITEPLEFAFVFVAWPLYIVHAVLTGTSMALVNALGIHDGFTFSAGAIDYLINFGQATKPLLLIPIGLGYALVYYVLFRFVIRRWNLRTPGRDEEPAVSDRPDPATGTAG from the coding sequence ATGACGAGCGCCACGACGTCCAGTGCGGCGACGGGGCGGCCCCGCCGCGGGCTCGCCGGCCTGCAACGCCTCGGGCGCAGCCTGATGCTGCCGATCGCCGCGCTCCCCGCCGCCGGGCTGCTGAACCGGCTCGGTCAGGACGACCTCCTCGGTGGCGTCCCGGGGTTGTCCGGGGTGGCGACGGTGATCGGGGCGGCCGGGTCGGCGCTGTTCGACAACCTGCCGCTGATCTTCGCGGTGGGCATCGCGATCGGCTGGGCGCGCAAGGCGGACGGGTCCACGGCGCTGGCGGCCGTCGTCGGGTACCTGGTGCTCGACGGCGTGTTCGAGGCGATGAGCCCGCTCGTCCTGCCCGGGCTGAAGGACTCCGACGGCGCGCAGGAGCTGATCGACTACGGGGTGCTGGGCGGCATCCTGGTCGGCCTGATCAGCGCGGCCTTGTGGCAGCGCTTCTACCGGACGAAGCTGCCCACCTACCTGGCGTTCTTCGGCGGACGGCGGCTGGTGCCGATCCTGACCGCCGTCGTGGTGATGGTGCTCGCGGCCGGGCTGGGGCTGCTCTATCCGCTGTTCAACGCCGGTCTGACGGCGCTGGGTCAGGCCGTCACGGCGAACCCGGTCGTCGGTGGCGGGATCTACGGGTTCGCGAACCGGATGCTGATCCCGCTCGGGCTGCACCACATCCTGAACTCGGTCGTCTGGTTCGTCATCGGCGACTACAACGGCGCGCAGGGCGACCTGAACCGCTTCTTCGCCGGTGACCCGAGCGCCGGGACGTTCATGACCGGCTTCTTCCCGATCATGATGTTCGCGCTGCCCGCGGCGGCGCTGGCGATCTGGCACGAGGCCCGTCCGGAGCAGCGCAAGGTCACCGGCGGCGTGATGGCATCGGTCGCGTTGACGGCGTTCGTCACCGGCATCACCGAGCCGCTGGAGTTCGCGTTCGTGTTCGTCGCGTGGCCGCTCTACATCGTGCACGCAGTGCTGACCGGGACGTCGATGGCGCTGGTCAACGCGCTGGGGATCCACGACGGGTTCACGTTCTCGGCCGGTGCGATCGACTATCTGATCAACTTCGGGCAGGCGACCAAGCCGCTGCTGCTGATCCCGATCGGGCTGGGGTACGCGCTCGTCTACTACGTGCTGTTCCGGTTCGTGATCCGGCGTTGGAACCTGCGGACGCCGGGACGGGACGAGGAGCCGGCGGTCTCGGATCGGCCGGACCCGGCGACCGGGACGGCGGGCTGA
- a CDS encoding HPr family phosphocarrier protein — MATRTATVASEVGLHARPAALFSRAAKETGLAVTLALGDGDPVDATSVLNVLTLGVGPGQRVTLAADGDGAEDALDRLAALLETA, encoded by the coding sequence ATGGCCACCCGCACCGCGACCGTCGCCTCCGAGGTCGGCCTGCACGCCCGCCCCGCCGCGTTGTTCAGCCGCGCCGCGAAGGAGACCGGCCTCGCCGTGACCCTCGCCCTCGGCGACGGCGATCCGGTCGACGCGACGAGTGTTCTCAACGTCCTGACCCTCGGCGTCGGCCCGGGTCAGCGGGTCACCCTCGCCGCGGACGGCGACGGCGCCGAGGACGCACTGGACCGGCTCGCCGCTCTGCTGGAGACGGCCTGA
- a CDS encoding DsbA family protein: MTSGKKSQNPLTARSGPARGTVLGIVAVVLFAGLVGFGVYQAQKPADVVVPPNATAAGVPIGNPSAKATIDVFLDFQCPACKQFEDLSGQTVDQLVAAGQAKVVYHPVAILDRYSPDQYSSRSSAASACAAADGVFPQYLKLLYANQPAENTPGLTAEKLTELGRQAGAGQGFAECVGSDRYAGWTTSITDQASKDGLTGTPTVKVDGEQIQQPTPDALRQAVAAAQS; encoded by the coding sequence ATGACATCCGGGAAGAAGTCCCAGAATCCGCTGACGGCGAGGTCCGGACCGGCCCGCGGGACGGTGCTCGGCATAGTCGCGGTCGTGCTGTTCGCCGGGCTCGTCGGGTTCGGTGTCTACCAGGCGCAGAAGCCGGCCGACGTCGTCGTCCCGCCGAACGCGACGGCCGCCGGCGTCCCGATCGGCAACCCCTCCGCCAAGGCGACGATCGACGTCTTCCTCGACTTCCAGTGCCCGGCCTGCAAGCAGTTCGAGGACCTGAGCGGGCAGACGGTCGACCAGCTGGTCGCCGCCGGGCAGGCGAAGGTCGTCTACCACCCGGTCGCGATCCTGGACCGGTACTCGCCGGACCAGTACTCCAGCCGATCGTCCGCGGCGTCGGCGTGCGCGGCCGCCGACGGCGTGTTCCCGCAGTACCTGAAGCTGCTCTACGCGAACCAGCCGGCCGAGAACACGCCGGGCCTGACCGCGGAGAAGCTCACCGAGCTGGGCCGGCAGGCGGGTGCCGGTCAGGGCTTCGCCGAGTGCGTCGGCAGCGACCGCTACGCCGGCTGGACCACCTCGATCACCGACCAGGCGTCGAAGGACGGCCTGACCGGCACCCCGACGGTGAAGGTGGACGGCGAGCAGATCCAGCAGCCCACCCCCGACGCCCTCCGCCAGGCCGTCGCGGCCGCCCAGTCCTGA